A single Oryzias melastigma strain HK-1 linkage group LG24, ASM292280v2, whole genome shotgun sequence DNA region contains:
- the LOC112137434 gene encoding zinc finger protein OZF-like produces MSSFAQKESVREQLSAVEETFRLGEGTIVQNEQELCRQRRLLDICWKPQLQLHQIVLPKHYMSEEDNLYNQQKNLRVEQEEPEPLQIKEEQEEPEPLQIKEEQKEPEPLQIKEEQEELEPLQIKEEPKEPEPLQIKEDQEEHGPTQIEKELEEPEFTQIKAKQKEPKPMWIKDEQEEQEPTQNKKEKQEKPQHSRNHKRTYLGEKSFSCKECDKSFNRAFNLIRHMKTHAREKSFICKACHSSFSQISHLKTHMTVHTGQKPFTCKECEKSFSHESHLKRHTRTHTGEKPFSCKECDKSFYRVSHLKRHTRTHTGEKPFSCKECVNSFRHESTLKRHMRTHTGEKPFLCNACDRSFSRISVLKSHMTVHTGEKPFTCKECDKSYGQKSHLKMHMKTHTGEKPFSCKECDKSFDRVSHLKRHTRTHTGEKPFSCEECDKSFICVSHLRSHLRTHTGEKPFSCKECEKSFSRGQHLRRHMQTHTEGKPFLCKAGVSNSIAQGAKIQNIP; encoded by the exons atgtcttcatttGCTCAGAAAGAGTCTGtcagagaacaactttctgctgttgaagaaaccttcagactcggtgaaggaaccatcgtccagaacgagcaggagctctgtcgtcagcgcagactgctggatatctgctggaaaccacagcttcagctccaccagaTAG TCCTTCCCAAGCATTATATGAGTGAAGAGGACAATCTTTACAACCAGCAGAAGAATTTAAGGgtggaacaggaggaaccagaacctctacagattaaagaggaacaggaggaaccagaacctctacagattaaagaggagcagaaggaaccagaacctctacagattaaagaggaacaggaggaactagaacctctacagattaaagaggaaccaaaggaaccagaacctctacagattaaagaggatCAGGAGGAACATGGACCTACACAGATTGAAAAAGAGCTAGAGGAGCCAGAGTTTACACAGATTAAAGCGAAACAAAAGGAACCAAAACCTATGTGGATCAAAGATGAGCAGGAGGAACAAGAACCTACacagaataaaaaggaaaaacaggaaaaaccaCAACATTCCAGAAATCACAAGAGAACTTACCTGGGAGAGAagtctttttcttgtaaagaatgtgataaaagttttaatcgTGCATTTAATCTCATAAGACACATGAAAACTCATGCAAGAGAAAAGTCTTTTATATGTAAAGCATGTCACAgtagttttagtcaaatatctcatctcaaaacacacatgacagTTCATACAGGACAGAAGCCTTTTACATGCAAAGAATGTGAGAAAAGTTTTAGTCATGAATctcatctcaaaagacacacgagaactcacacaggagagaagcccttttcttgtaaagaatgtgacaaaagtttttatcgtgtatctcatctcaaaagacacacgagaactcacacaggagagaagcccttttcttgtaaagaatgtgtcAACAGTTTTCGTCATGAATCtactctcaaaagacacatgcgaactcatacaggagagaagccatTTTTATGTAATgcatgtgacagaagttttagtcgaaTATCTGttctcaaatcacacatgacagttcatacaggagagaagccttttacatgtaaagaatgtgacaaaagttatGGTCAAAAATCTCATCTCAAAATGCATATGAAAACACATACAGGAGAGaaacctttttcttgtaaagaatgtgacaaaagttttgatCGTGTATctcatctcaaaagacacacgagaactcacacaggagagaagcctttttcttgtgaagaatgtgacaaaagttttatttgtgtatCTCATCTCAGATCACACTTGAGAAcgcacacaggagagaagcctttttcatgtaaagaatgtgagaAAAGTTTTAGTCGTGGACAACATCTCAGAAGACACATGCAAACTCATACAGAAgggaagccttttttgtgtaaagctggggtgtcaaactcaattgctcagggggccaaaatccaaaacataccttag